A window of the Brassica napus cultivar Da-Ae chromosome A2, Da-Ae, whole genome shotgun sequence genome harbors these coding sequences:
- the LOC111205557 gene encoding uncharacterized protein LOC111205557 — protein MSGNQQPQISMPTWRCRDFNAAIPIKKRKYFVLPEESSLEKNTQLNEQGGDTRSALDLNSSDAHVHQTLIGNIIPSVPSVSVGKVADKTESIGSLVVDQTRVKAEEPNIPPIHSSPLAGSVVPFSSKLNVEQTVLKTHDIVSKGECQTEASAGLLSCKPSAPHVTDSIPTCTSSGNLSGVNRSNWDLNTTMDAWEDGLDRKTRVKTTGSFFDSSCPDIETSSCGDTTVIAKPVSEKLKESLEFKSPTVTSTQFDRQVVPTCSLSLGLRSFPPIEKSPSLSATTSEARVACTSVSRPIMAADNVNSVNLRTVKSEVVEESAQASPINRMKEEVVGSLNPVDSRSIKAEPNNFIQSKVFNRKDGTLNLPHRPMMQSNEILDILASFAPNQKDTYIPHPSGVSNAPMSMNGMTRSPGQSSDLGVVHMANARSGHGEENLNASDVNVSVTEDKTLDDCKTSPGANELSTSGEEKVILSGKELREKLYSYEFEPECGNDLTRVLKKQVEKRNLYDDEKVQRSPAMFAEGNRHAECGGSETEQRDEKESQAALLSNTGVSTLSGGKVDNPETVDNISPASYKAEMSTIDNDPPPAESSEGSQSRFKTLDASDSFVPLRMERERLSDFSLEQRKYLSRGSDDDSYKFSRERYHGKTMRSPRLNFMPDRRRFSDNTESNLQDRDTKNFESNDYGNTRRGGGGFMSNSYRGRRSANDEATPFPHSFTRRSHGFKEDASAFHGFRDCEKFTRGGQSNDTEPMFMSQPRPYQGRNSFARGRTTFSNNHKRDFPGYRSRSPIRSRERSAGPSSSFRNRSQEDFNGHTEFSHRRSPSGYRMGRVSSPEHSGYPREMVGRRHDSPPPYSHRPSNAGRGRGFARGRGYARGRGYGRDGTFFRKPYDRVVHRNYNNVDPRERVDYSDDFFEGPIHSQRFGGDGNVERRQFGYRHDGMSSFRQSYSSDGCGPTNVEDGSDDVRYGQDPGIEMVKEQGVDGKDKTSTENASGRSKIMEEEETSKYSEIWQRGELGGDGF, from the exons ATGTCTGGAAACCAACAG CCTCAGATCAGCATGCCTACATGGCGGTGCAGAGATTTCAATGCTGCTATACCAATCAAGAAGAGGAAGTACTTTGTGTTACCGGAGGAATCATCTTTGGaaaaaaatacacaacttaatGAGCAAGGTGGTGATACTAGGAGTGCTTTGGATTTGAATTCATCTGATGCGCATGTACATCAGACATTGATTGGAAATATAATCCCTTCGGTTCCGTCTGTTTCTGTGGGAAAAGTTGCTGATAAAACGGAGAGTATTGGGAGCCTAGTTGTTGACCAAACTAGAGTGAAAGCTGAAGAGCCTAATATTCCACCAATTCACTCCAGTCCCTTGGCAGGCTCTGTGGTCCCTTTCAGTTCTAAGTTGAATGTAGAACAAACTGTTCTTAAGACCCATGACATTGTTAGTAAGGGAGAGTGTCAAACAGAAGCATCTGCTGGGCTGCTAAGTTGTAAACCTTCAGCACCTCATGTCACAGATTCTATTCCTACTTGTACTAGTTCTGGCAATCTCAGTGGTGTGAACAGATCAAATTGGGATTTGAATACTACCATGGATGCTTGGGAAGATGGTCTAGATCGCAAGACTAGAGTTAAGACAACTGGTTCTTTCTTTGACAGTAGTTGCCCTGACATAGAGACATCAAGTTGTGGTGATACGACTGTTATTGCAAAGCCAGTTTCTGAAAAACTGAAGGaaagtttagaatttaaatCTCCTACAGTGACTTCGACGCAGTTTGATCGTCAGGTTGTTCCCACATGTTCGCTAAGTCTAGGCCTCAGGTCATTTCCTCCTATTGAGAAGTCTCCTTCTCTATCAGCCACCACATCGGAGGCAAGAGTTGCCTGCACAAGTGTTTCTAGACCAATAATGGCTGCTGATAATGTGAACTCTGTAAATCTTAGGACTGTGAAGTCAGAAGTCGTTGAAGAGAGTGCTCAAGCTTCTCCAATTAACAGGATGAAAGAGGAGGTCGTTGGCAGTTTGAATCCAGTGGATTCTAGATCAATAAAGGCTGAGCCAAATAACTTCATTCAGTCCAAAGTTTTCAATAGGAAAGATGGAACGTTGAATCTTCCCCATAGACCAATGATGCAATCAAATGAGATCCTTGATATACTTGCAAGTTTTGCGCCAAATCAGAAGGATACATATATACCTCATCCCAGTGGTGTCAGCAATGCGCCAATGTCCATGAATGGAATGACAAGAAGTCCAGGCCAGAGTTCTGATCTCGGTGTAGTTCACATGGCTAATGCACGTTCTGGTCATGGAGAAGAGAACCTCAATGCATCAGATGTGAATGTTTCCGTGACTGAAGATAAAACTCTAGATGATTGCAAAACCTCTCCTGGAGCTAATGAACTTTCTACAAGTGGTGAAGAAAAGGTTATTTTATCCGGTAAGGAGCTAAGGGAAAAGTTGTACAGTTATGAGTTTGAACCAGAGTGTGGTAATGACCTAACTAGAGTACTAAAGAAGCAAGTGGAGAAAAGAAATTTGTATGACGACGAGAAGGTCCAAAGATCACCTGCCATGTTTGCAGAAGGTAATAGACATGCTGAGTGTGGTGGTTCTGAAACGGAACAAAGGGATGAAAAAGAGAGTCAAGCTGCACTTCTTAGTAATACag GTGTGTCTACATTGTCAGGTGGGAAGGTTGATAACCCTGAAACAGTAGATAACATCAGTCCAGCTTCATACAAAGCAGAAATGTCCACTATTGACAATGATCCTCCTCCTGCGGAGTCTAGTGAAGGTAGTCAGAGTCGGTTCAAGACACTAGATGCTTCAGACAGCTTTGTGCCATTGCGAATGGAAAGAGAGAGGTTGTCTGATTTCTCACTTGAACAGAGGAAATATCTCTCGAGAGGGAg TGATGATGATTCCTACAAATTCTCGCGTGAGAGGTACCATGGCAAAACTATGAGAAGCCCAAGGCTAAATTTCATGCCTGACAGAAGGAGATTTTCTGATAATACAGAAAGCAATTTGCAGGACAGGGATACAAAAA ATTTTGAGTCCAACGACTATGGAAACACTCgtcgtggtggtggtggttttaTGAGTAATTCCTATAGAGGCAGACGGTCTGCAAATGATGAAGCCACTCCTTTCCCCCACTCCTTCACGAGAAGAAGTCATGGCTTTAAAGAGGATGCATCTGCGTTTCACGGGTTTAGAGATTGTGAAAAGTTTACTAGAGGAGGACAGTCCAACGACACGGAGCCAATGTTTATGAGCCAGCCACGTCCGTATCAAGGTCGGAATAGTTTTGCTAGAGGAAGAACAACTTTTTCAAACAACCACAAACGAGATTTTCCTGGATATCGTTCAAGATCTCCAATTAGATCAAGAGAACGATCAGCTGGACCGTCCTCGTCTTTCAGGAACAGATCACAGGAAGATTTTAATGGGCATACAGAGTTTTCTCATAGGAGATCACCCTCAGGTTATAGAATGGGGAGGGTAAGCTCTCCTGAACATTCTGGTTATCCAAGGGAGATGGTTGGCAGAAGGCATGATTCTCCTCCGCCTTACTCTCATAGACCATCAAATGCTGGAAGGGGACGAGGTTTTGCCAGAGGGAGAGGGTATGCAAGGGGGAGAGGTTATGGAAGAGATGGAACCTTTTTTAGGAAACCATATGATCGTGTTGTACATAGAAACTATAACAACGTGGATCCTCGAGAGAGGGTGGACTACAGTGATGATTTCTTTGAAGGACCGATTCATTCTCAGCGATTTGGTGGTGATGGTAATGTTGAGAGAAGACAATTTGGTTATAGACATGATGGTATGAGCTCTTTTAGACAATCCTATAGCAGTGATGGTTGTGGACCTACTAATGTAGAGGATGGTTCTGATGATGTGAGGTATGGACAGGACCCTGGTATTGAGATGGTTAAAGAACAAGGGGTAGATGGAAAAGATAAGACATCAACTGAGAATGCATCTGGAAGAAGTAAGATTATGGAAGAGGAGGAAACTTCAAAGTACAGTGAGATTTGGCAACGGGGTGAGCTTGGCGGTGACGGGTTTTAG
- the LOC111205274 gene encoding putative BTB/POZ domain-containing protein At5g13600 yields MASFKVGSKSEVFHLSGHTWLCSTGLKPDVMIQVQDQTFHLHKFPLLSRSGYLETLFSKASESTCVAQLHDIPGGPDTFLLVAKFCYGARIEITTENVVSLRCAAEYLQMSETYGDANLISLTESYLNDNVFTNWDDSIKALESCEHKLIPLAEELHIVTRCIASLANKASYAEDTITSWNGIQTKSTSSNWWLSDVSSSLDISMYKRFIKTIESRGVKADTLAASVTHYAKRNLPLLGSSRHCGSSSSEEGTNHGNDGSYYSDEDQRSLLEEIVELLPSQKCVTSTRFLLRLLRTSMVLHASEVIQENLERKIGVQLDEAALEDLLIPNMGNSAETLYDIDSVQRILDHFMLTFNSSSSCYLAEVDSHPLRPITKVASLIDGYLAEVASDENLKLSKFQALGALVPEDVRPMGDGIYRAIDIYIKAHPWLTKSEREQLCLLMNCQKLSLEACTHAAQNERLPLRVIVQVLFIEQMRLRTSIAGWFFDTDSNNDDTSGKCHTQEGDNGNANMVLNGTMKERVYELEKECTSMKQDLDKLVKTKEGRSFFSKLFGLRSKTKTSPGDEDGLRKE; encoded by the exons ATGGCTAGCTTTAAAGTGGGTTCCAAATCTGAAGTCTTTCATCTAAGTGGTCACACGTG GCTTTGCTCAACTGGTCTTAAACCTGATGTGATGATCCAAGTACAAGACCAAACCTTCCATCTGCATAAG TTTCCGTTGTTGTCAAGAAGTGGATACCTAGAAACTCTCTTCAGCAAAGCCTCTGAGTCAACTTGTGTTGCCCAGCTTCATGACATTCCCGGTGGACCAGACACGTTCTTGCTCGTGGCCAAGTTCTGTTACGGTGCAAGAATTGAGATCACAACTGAAAACGTTGTGAGTCTCAGATGTGCAGCTGAGTATCTCCAAATGAGTGAAACCTATGGAGATGCTAATCTCATCTCTCTCACCGAGAGTTACCTCAACGATAATGTTTTCACAAACTGGGATGATTCAATCAAAGCCTTGGAGAGTTGTGAACACAAACTAATACCTCTAGCTGAAGAACTTCACATTGTCACTAGGTGCATTGCTTCTTTAGCCAACAAGGCTTCTTATGCAGAGGATACTATTACATCTTGGAACGGTATACAAACTAAGTCCACGAGCAGTAACTGGTGGCTCAGCGATGTGTCTTCATCCCTTGATATCTCAATGTACAAAAGATTCATCAAAACTATTGAATCTAGAGGCGTGAAAGCTGATACATTAGCAGCATCTGTCACGCATTACGCTAAACGTAACCTTCCTTTACTTGGTAGTTCTAGGCACTGtggttcttcatcttcagagGAAGGTACTAATCATGGTAATGATGGAAGTTACTACTCTGATGAAGATCAAAGAAGTCTCCTAGAAGAAATAGTGGAGCTACTACCGAGCCAAAAGTGTGTTACATCGACAAGATTCTTGCTCAGGCTTCTTAGAACATCCATGGTTCTGCATGCAAGTGAGGTCATTCAGGAGAATCTTGAGAGAAAAATTGGTGTGCAGCTAGACGAAGCTGCTCTAGAGGATCTGCTTATACCAAACATGGGAAACTCAGCTGAAACACTCTATGATATTGACTCTGTCCAGAGGATTCTTGATCACTTCATGTTAACATTTAATTCTTCTTCAAGCTGTTACTTAGCAGAGGTAGATTCTCATCCTCTTAGGCCTATCACAAAGGTTGCTAGTCTGATAGATGGTTACTTAGCAGAGGTGGCTTCTGATGAGAACTTGAAACTATCTAAATTTCAAGCACTTGGTGCTTTAGTCCCTGAAGATGTGAGGCCAATGGGTGATGGTATCTATCGTGCAATTGATATATACATCAAG GCTCATCCATGGCTAACCAAGTCAGAGAGAGAGCAACTGTGTCTGCTTATGAACTGCCAGAAACTATCATTGGAGGCATGCACACACGCAGCACAAAACGAGCGTCTACCTTTGCGAGTCATAGTACAAGTCTTGTTCATTGAACAGATGCGGCTTCGGACATCAATAGCAGGATGGTTCTTTGACACGGACAGCAACAATGACGACACAAGCGGCAAGTGTCATACACAAGAGGGAGACAACGGAAATGCAAATATGGTGCTGAATGGGACGATGAAGGAACGTGTTTACGAGCTTGAGAAAGAATGTACGAGCATGAAGCAAGATCTTGACAAGCTTGTCAAGACAAAAGAAGGCCGTAGCTTCTTCTCTAAGTTATTCGGATTGAGGTCTAAAACTAAGACTTCACCAGGAGATGAAGACGGTCTAAGGAAAGAGTAA
- the LOC111205307 gene encoding uncharacterized protein LOC111205307 encodes MDSSSFSSSLSITREEFNAFHKFERDLFTRIVISLRRDISLSFEIMCFLIYLEKSVFMSKLIFNLVSFPDLFINSVVDEVVMCLRCLSYENFPSFVASLKNINSLSIPWIRRMTRQNFTLEGIHQKREDILLEMKKHLTSICYPAFEDICVRFEMHNKEKMHTSSHFLCGQQATTNHAAGTSNVEGQQLTAEDRTVFLTFSKGYPISEVEVYEYFTRRFGDIVEAIHMGGVGGKDLQALYARMVLRSAAKIPEIVKDEACPTKFTINGKHVKARKFIPIHKSVNNLPHPSFGVSL; translated from the exons ATGgattcttcatctttttcaTCCTCACTATCCATCACCAGAGAAGAGTTCAACGCTTTCCACAAGTTTGAAAGAGATCTTTTCACTCGTATTGTCATAAGTCTAAGACGAGACATTAGCCTGTCTTTTGAGATTATGTGCTTTCTCATCTATCTCGAGAAAAGTGTTTTCATGAGCAAACTAATCTTTAATCTTGTTTCATTCCCGGACCTTTTCATCAACAGCGTCGTTGACGAAGTCGTCATGTGTCTGCGCTGCTTATCCTACGAAAATTTCCCATCGTTCGTGGCCAGCTTGAAAAATATCAACTCCTTATCTATACCTTGGATCAGGCGTATGACCAGACAGAACTTTACTCTCGAAGGCATCCACCAAAAGCGCGAAGACATTCTCCTTGAGATGAAGAAGCATTTAACGAGTATATGCTACCCAGCTTTTGAGGATATATGCGTGCGCTTTGAGATGCACAACAAGGAGAAGATGCATACCTCTAGCCACTTCTTGTGTGGTCAACAAGCAACAACTAATCATGCAGCAGGAACAAGCAACGTTGAGGGACAGCAACTAACGGCTGAGGACAGGACTGTCTTCCTCACATTCTCTAAAGGATACCCAATCTCTGAAGTAGAAGTGTATGAATATTTCACCAG GAGATTTGGAGATATTGTGGAAGCGATACACATGGGTGGAGTAGGAGGGAAGGACCTGCAAGCGCTGTATGCAAGGATGGTGTTACGTTCTGCCGCCAAGATTCCAGAGATTGTAAAGGATGAGGCGTGCCCGACCAAGTTCACCATTAATGGAAAACATGTTAAGGCTCGGAAATTTATTCCCATTCACAAATCCGTTAATAATCTTCCTCACCCTTCCTTTGGTGTCTCTCTCTAg
- the LOC125575167 gene encoding DEAD-box ATP-dependent RNA helicase 16-like — translation MSSDVEKLKKLILHNPVVLTLQEGSDKEEPVPSNVQQFWISCSTQDKLLHILALLKLEVVQKKVLIFINTIDMGFNGH, via the exons ATGAG TTCTGATGTTGAGAAATTGAAGAAATTGATTCTGCACAACCCGGTAGTCTTGACCTTGCAAGAAGGTTCTGACAAGGAAGAGCCCGTCCCAAGTAATGTGCAGCAGTTTTGG ATTTCTTGCAGTACTCAGGATAAACTACTACACATTCTTGCTCTCCTGAAGCTAGAGGTTGTTCAGAAGAAAGTTCTGATATTCATCAATACTATTGACATGGGTTTCAACGGCCATTGA
- the LOC111206086 gene encoding uncharacterized protein LOC111206086, protein MKPIPCVSPLLSKLKRNRFTAVDLIRLNPLLLDPFLFALFPLRHRFSPPPNSFLWTSIQSRPKLGKVDINMGLHSYSQPSQSDDIFCNSEDGSFSEMEDLIRRDQAELSLHASSQVQYPPQPEVEFGIPQTCYCGAKPLLATSRTDPG, encoded by the exons ATGAAACCTATTCCGTGTGTTTCTCCTCTTTTGTCGAAACTGAAGCGAAATCGATTCACCGCTGTCGATCTGATTCGCCTCAATCCGCTTCTCCTCGATCCGTTTCTCTTCGCTCTGTTTCCTCTCCGACATCGATTCAGTCCACCTCCGAACAGTTTCCTTTGGACATCGATTCAGAGTCGACCCAAACTTGGGAAG GTAGACATAAACATGGGACTCCACAGCTACAGCCAGCCTTCGCAGTCTGACGATATATTTTGCAACTCAGAGGACGGTAGCTTCAGCGAGATGGAAGATCTCATTCGACGTGACCAAGCTGAGTTAAGCTTACACGCTAGTTCACAGGTTCAGTATCCTCCTCAACCAGAGGTTGAGTTTGGCATCCCACAAACTTGTTACTGCGGTGCTAAGCCTCTCCTTGCAACATCTCGGACTGATCCAGGTTAA
- the LOC106406524 gene encoding uncharacterized protein LOC106406524 encodes MFMDSSSSSSSLPITREEFNAFHSFDRALFTRIVVSLKEDITQSFQVMSFLIYLDRSVCGSKLISNLVSLPDHSINTVVDEVQICRRCLSYTHFPTFLASMGSINAASIPWIRRMTGEKLTLAVIHLNRNEIILEMTDILNTICYPAFEDICVLFETHKERKFIQFLCGQQGTSNRVAAGTSNVEGQHVRADDRTIFLKFSKGYPISEAEVHDYFTRRFGDIVEAIHMGGGKRKDQAMYACMVLRSAAKIPEIVSDGLDRTKFTINGKYFWARRFIPNRKIR; translated from the exons atgttcatggattcctcatcttcttcatcatcactaCCCATCACGAGAGAAGAGTTCAATGCTTTCCACAGTTTTGACAGAGCGCTTTTCACTCGTATTGTCGTAAGTCTAAAAGAAGACATTACCCAGTCTTTTCAGGTCATGTCCTTTCTAATCTATCTCGATAGAAGTGTTTGCGGGAGCAAACTAATCAGCAATCTTGTTTCTTTACCTGACCATTCCATCAACACCGTCGTTGACGAGGTCCAGATATGTCGACGTTGCTTGTCCTACACACATTTCCCAACGTTCCTGGCCAGCATGGGGAGCATCAACGCCGCATCCATACCTTGGATCAGGCGTATGACCGGAGAGAAGTTGACTCTCGCAGTCATCCACCTGAATCGCAACGAAATTATCCTTGAGATGACAGATATTTTAAACACTATATGCTACCCAGCTTTCGAGGATATATGCGTTCTCTTTGAGACGCACAAGGAGAGGAAGTTTATTCAGTTCTTGTGTGGTCAACAAGGAACAAGTAATCGTGTAGCAGCAGGAACAAGCAACGTTGAGGGTCAGCACGTAAGGGCAGATGACAGGACTATCTTCCTCAAATTTTCTAAAGGATACCCGATCTCTGAAGCAGAAGTGCATGATTACTTCACCAG GAGATTTGGAGATATTGTAGAAGCAATACACATGGGTGGAGGGAAAAGGAAGGACCAAGCGATGTATGCATGCATGGTGTTACGTTCTGCCGCCAAGATTCCAGAGATTGTAAGCGATGGGCTTGACAGGACCAAATTCACCATTAATGGAAAATATTTCTGGGCTCGAAGATTCATTCCCAATCGCAAAATCCGTTAA
- the LOC106406534 gene encoding phospholipid:diacylglycerol acyltransferase 1 — protein sequence MPLFQRKKPPPPEKPSEDLPEDDDTQNKSKNHKKPSGGKAKWSCVDSCCWFIGCVCLTWWFLLFLYNAMPASFPQYVTEAITGPLPDPPGVKLKKEGLKAKHPVVFIPGIVTGGLELWEGKQCADGLFRKRLWGGTFGEVYKRPLCWVEHMSLDNETGLDPAGIRIRAVSGLVAADYFAPGYFVWAVLIANLAHIGYEEKNMYMAAYDWRLSFQNTEVRDQTLSRMKSNIELMVSTNGGKKAVIVPHSMGVLYFLHFMKWVEAPAPMGGGGGPDWCAKHIKAVMNIGGPFLGVPKAVAGLFSAEAKDVAVARAIAPGFLDTDIFRLQTLQHVMRMTRTWDSTMSMIPKGGDTIWGGLDWAPEKGHTCSGKKKSSNKTRGEAGENSVSKTKPVNYGRIISFGKDVAEAAPSDIENIDFRGAVKGQSIPNNTCRDVWTEYHDMGIGGIKAIAEYKVYTADAVIDLLHYVAPKMMARGAAHFSYGIADDLDDPKYEHHRHWSNPLETKLPNAPEMEIYSLYGVGIPTERSYIYKLNQSPDSCIPFHIFTSAHEEDEESCLKAGVYNVDGDETVPVLSAGFMCAKAWRGKTRFNPSGIKTYIREYNHSPPANLLEGRGTQSGAHVDIMGNFALIEDIMRVATGGNGSDLGHDQVHSGIFEWSERIDLKL from the exons ATGCCCCTTTTTCAGCGGAAAAAGCCGCCGCCGCCGGAGAAACCGTCCGAGGACCTCCCGGAGGACGACGACACCCAAAACAAATCGAAAAACCACAAGAAACCGAGCGGAGGGAAGGCGAAGTGGTCGTGCGTGGATTCGTGCTGCTGGTTCATCGGGTGCGTGTGCCTCACGTGGTggttcctcctcttcctctacaACGCCATGCCCGCGAGCTTTCCTCAGTACGTTACCGAGGCGATCACGGGCCCTTTGCCCGACCCGCCCGGCGTGAAGCTGAAGAAAGAAGGTCTCAAGGCGAAGCATCCCGTTGTGTTCATCCCCGGGATTGTTACCGGTGGACTTGAGCTTTGGGAAGGGAAACAGTGTGCTGATGGTTTGTTTAGGAAGCGCCTTTGGGGTGGAACCTTCGGTGAAGTCTACAAAAG GCCTCTATGTTGGGTGGAACACATGTCACTTGACAACGAAACTGGTTTAGATCCTGCTGGTATTAGGATTAGAGCTGTGTCAGGACTCGTGGCTGCTGATTACTTCGCTCCTGGCTACTTTGTCTGGGCGGTGCTGATTGCTAACCTTGCACATATTGGATACGAGGAGAAGAACATGTACATGGCTGCATATGACTGGAGGCTTTCGTTTCAGAACACAGAG GTGCGTGACCAGACGCTTAGCCGTATGAAAAGCAATATAGAGTTGATGGTTTCCACCAACGGTGGGAAGAAAGCAGTTATAGTTCCTCATTCCATGGGGGTATTGTATTTCTTACATTTTATGAAATGGGTGGAGGCACCAGCTCCTATGGGCGGCGGTGGTGGGCCTGATTGGTGTGCAAAGCATATCAAAGCGGTGATGAACATTGGTGGACCGTTTCTTGGTGTTCCAAAAGCTGTTGCAGGGCTTTTCTCTGCTGAAGCAAAGGATGTTGCAGTTGCCAG AGCGATTGCACCAGGGTTCTTAGACACTGATATATTCAGACTCCAGACGTTGCAACACGTGATGAGAATGACACGAACATGGGACTCAACGATGTCTATGATACCTAAGGGAGGTGACACGATATGGGGCGGTCTTGATTGGGCGCCGGAGAAAGGGCACACTTGTTCTGGTAAAAAGAAAAGTAGCAACAAGACTCGAGGAGAAGCTGGTGAAAACTCAGTTTCCAAGACAAAGCCTGTTAACTACGGAAGAATCATATCATTTGGGAAAGATGTGGCTGAGGCTGCGCCGTCTGATATTGAAAACATTGATTTTCGA GGTGCGGTGAAAGGTCAGAGTATCCCAAACAACACATGCCGTGACGTGTGGACAGAGTACCATGATATGGGAATTGGAGGGATCAAAGCTATTGCTGAGTATAAGGTCTACACTGCTGACGCGGTTATAGATTTGTTACATTATGTTGCTCCTAAGATGATGGCGCGTGGCGCCGCCCATTTCTCCTATGGGATTGCTGATGATTTGGATGACCCCAAGTACGAACATCACAGGCACTGGTCCAATCCATTGGAAACAAA GCTACCCAATGCCCCTGAAATGGAGATCTACTCACTGTATGGAGTTGGGATACCAACAGAACGATCATACATCTACAAGCTCAATCAGTCTCCAGACAGCTGCATCCCCTTTCATATTTTCACTTCTGCTCACGAGGAGGACGAAGAAAGCTGTCTGAAAGCAGGAGTTTACAATGTGGACGGAGATGAAACAGTGCCGGTCCTAAGCGCAGGGTTCATGTGTGCTAAAGCCTGGCGCGGTAAGACGAGATTCAACCCTTCCGGAATCAAGACTTACATTAGAGAGTACAACCACTCTCCACCGGCTAACCTTCTAGAAGGGCGGGGGACTCAGAGTGGGGCTCATGTTGACATCATGGGAAACTTTGCGTTGATCGAGGATATCATGAGAGTTGCCACGGGAGGTAACGGGTCCGATCTAGGACATGATCAGGTCCACTCTGGTATATTTGAATGGTCTGAGCGTATTGACTTGAAGCTGTGA